The proteins below come from a single Bryobacter aggregatus MPL3 genomic window:
- a CDS encoding DUF1553 domain-containing protein, producing the protein MIYRIWLLTGLTIHLAVAQPTNPSNGFYTQTVRPLLAKNCLGCHNAKLQQGGFDLSSHAALMKGSDNGPVVVPGDPDRSTLLKLISHTEQPAMPFQAAKLPDEAIAQIARWIREGATMDGATTESMPQADHWAFRLPAKQVPPPGAANPIDAFLQAARADRKLTPSPQADRRTLIRRVYLDLVGLPPSEAEVKAFLEDKAPQAYERVVDQLLASPQYGERWGRHWLDIWRYSDWYGWRKENQVRYSQRHLWRWRDWTVESLNQNKSYGQMIEEMLAGDEIAPNDPNVLRATGYLARSWYRFNRNTWVQEAAEYTSTSFMALTMKCARCHTHKYDPISHVEHYRFRAFFEPIEVRTDRIAGEVDIDKAGVARIFDGDVTTPTYRFIRGNEAAPEKDKPLTPGIPAIFQAKLDIKPITIPFDSRHPDGRDFVYTDLVRDAEQRVEKARATLAKDATNLGAKKRLESLEAEVPALRARIAADQAKYGKNANADAIEALRVEARKLERHATILKAQEELYHANLEMEGAKGEEKKLAAGRSRLEAAVKALGEATETYTPVGKIYPDISSGRRLALAKWIASKDNPLTARVAVNHMWLRHFGKALVPTVFNFGKSGKAPSHPELLDYLAIEFMDSGWDMKRMHRLMVTSNAYQMTSAVVANNANLAIDPDNIYLWRMNPRRMEAEAVRDSLIQIAGKLDRTMGGPELDETKAEQVFRRSLYFRHAPDLQVEMLSVFDLANPIECFERTESVMPQQALALANSGLGYTIARSVADSLSKHTQAAAFVASAFEKVLGRTATPLEIAESIRFLKQQAALYQEPATLTSFSAPSTALLKPAQSPEQRARESLLHVLINHNDFVTIR; encoded by the coding sequence ATGATTTACCGCATCTGGCTTCTCACCGGACTCACCATCCACCTCGCGGTTGCTCAGCCCACCAACCCGTCGAACGGCTTTTACACCCAGACGGTTCGTCCGCTGCTCGCGAAAAATTGCCTCGGTTGCCATAACGCAAAGCTCCAGCAGGGCGGCTTCGACTTGTCATCGCACGCGGCACTCATGAAAGGCAGCGACAATGGGCCGGTTGTTGTCCCGGGCGACCCAGACCGATCCACCCTGCTCAAACTCATCTCGCACACGGAACAACCGGCGATGCCGTTCCAGGCGGCGAAGTTACCCGATGAGGCGATCGCTCAGATTGCCAGGTGGATTCGCGAAGGCGCAACGATGGACGGAGCCACAACGGAATCCATGCCTCAGGCCGACCATTGGGCCTTCCGGTTGCCGGCTAAGCAAGTGCCACCCCCAGGCGCAGCCAATCCAATCGACGCCTTCCTCCAGGCAGCGAGAGCCGATCGCAAGTTGACGCCATCACCTCAAGCCGATCGCCGCACTCTCATCCGAAGGGTCTATCTAGACCTCGTGGGATTGCCCCCCAGCGAGGCGGAAGTCAAAGCATTTCTCGAAGACAAAGCTCCCCAGGCCTACGAAAGGGTGGTCGACCAGTTGCTGGCAAGCCCGCAGTACGGCGAACGCTGGGGCCGCCATTGGCTCGACATCTGGCGCTATAGCGATTGGTACGGCTGGCGAAAGGAGAACCAGGTGCGCTACAGCCAGCGGCATCTGTGGCGTTGGCGCGACTGGACCGTTGAATCGCTCAATCAAAACAAGTCTTACGGACAAATGATTGAAGAGATGCTAGCCGGGGATGAGATTGCCCCCAACGATCCCAATGTCCTCCGCGCCACCGGCTATCTGGCACGGAGTTGGTATCGATTCAATCGCAACACCTGGGTACAAGAGGCTGCCGAGTACACCTCAACTTCTTTCATGGCGCTCACCATGAAATGCGCACGCTGCCATACGCACAAGTACGATCCCATCAGCCATGTGGAGCACTATCGCTTCCGCGCTTTTTTTGAGCCCATCGAGGTGCGAACAGACAGAATTGCGGGGGAAGTGGACATCGATAAGGCGGGGGTGGCCCGCATCTTCGATGGCGACGTGACCACGCCCACTTACCGCTTCATTCGCGGCAACGAAGCCGCTCCTGAAAAAGACAAGCCCCTGACACCCGGCATTCCTGCGATCTTCCAGGCAAAGCTCGACATCAAACCCATCACAATTCCCTTCGACTCGCGTCATCCCGATGGCCGCGACTTCGTCTACACTGATCTGGTTCGGGATGCGGAGCAGCGTGTCGAAAAGGCAAGAGCAACACTCGCCAAGGATGCCACCAATCTCGGAGCGAAGAAACGTCTCGAGTCTCTCGAAGCCGAAGTCCCCGCCCTACGGGCTCGAATCGCGGCTGATCAGGCAAAGTACGGAAAGAACGCCAACGCCGATGCGATTGAAGCACTACGCGTCGAGGCCCGTAAGCTTGAGCGCCACGCAACGATTCTAAAGGCTCAGGAAGAGCTTTATCACGCCAATCTGGAAATGGAAGGCGCCAAGGGTGAAGAGAAGAAGCTCGCCGCAGGTAGGAGCCGGCTGGAGGCTGCCGTAAAAGCGCTGGGAGAAGCGACTGAGACCTACACACCCGTCGGCAAGATCTATCCCGATATCAGTTCCGGACGGCGTCTCGCTCTCGCCAAGTGGATTGCCTCCAAAGACAATCCGCTCACCGCGCGTGTCGCTGTCAATCATATGTGGCTGCGCCACTTTGGCAAGGCACTCGTTCCCACGGTCTTCAATTTCGGCAAGAGCGGCAAGGCGCCCTCCCACCCGGAGTTACTCGACTATCTGGCCATCGAGTTTATGGATTCCGGTTGGGACATGAAGCGCATGCACCGTTTGATGGTCACCAGCAATGCTTACCAGATGACCTCCGCGGTAGTAGCGAACAACGCGAACTTGGCCATTGACCCGGACAACATCTATCTCTGGCGCATGAATCCGCGCAGGATGGAGGCCGAGGCCGTGCGCGACAGCCTGATTCAGATTGCCGGCAAGCTTGATCGCACGATGGGCGGTCCGGAACTGGATGAAACCAAGGCCGAGCAAGTCTTCCGTCGCAGTCTCTACTTCCGTCATGCGCCAGATCTTCAGGTGGAGATGTTGAGCGTCTTCGATCTGGCGAATCCCATCGAATGCTTTGAGCGCACGGAGAGTGTTATGCCGCAGCAGGCGCTGGCGTTGGCTAACAGCGGTCTGGGGTACACCATTGCCAGAAGCGTTGCCGATTCGCTCAGCAAGCATACGCAAGCTGCCGCCTTCGTCGCCTCAGCGTTTGAAAAAGTGCTTGGCCGCACTGCAACACCCCTAGAGATCGCAGAGTCTATCCGCTTCCTCAAACAGCAAGCAGCGCTCTACCAGGAGCCCGCCACGCTTACGAGTTTTTCTGCCCCATCTACAGCACTGCTCAAACCCGCGCAATCGCCAGAACAAAGGGCCCGTGAGAGCTTGCTCCACGTGTTGATTAACCACAACGATTTCGTCACCATCCGCTAA
- a CDS encoding DUF1501 domain-containing protein yields MKTPLCSNGRPRRIFLSDCGMGLTGMVLGSMLGQNLKAETPDGKPHFPPKAKRVIWLFMLGGVSHVESFDPKPELNKYAGKSIGDTPYKDSLANPAVKDNAKSIMLDTRKLQLSLYPMQTGFKKYGQSGAEVSDWFPHIGSAVDDIAIVRSAWTTDNDHGAILQFHTGRHILDGFLPTIGSWAHYGLGSLNENLPSFVVLGEPPSDCCGGNGTHGSGYLGPEHSGVHLEVNPDHPLPFVSPGADVYRKEQQREFEFINKLNSIAAVEYPADAALKARIKSYELAYRMQMAVPEAIQFKEENEETKRLYGLDQENTKGFGEVCLAARRLSERGVRFVQIYHGGAGNAWDAHKALKKNHGELSAKVDKPIAGLLKDLKQRGMLDDTIVVWATEFGRTPGAEAGDGRDHHPYGFSIFMAGAGIKRGVVHGATDEIGFHAVTDRHYVTDVHATVLKLMGIDPRRLEVPGRKRLEIDYGKPIEGILS; encoded by the coding sequence ATGAAAACTCCACTTTGCTCGAACGGTCGCCCACGGCGCATCTTCCTCTCAGACTGTGGCATGGGCCTCACCGGTATGGTGTTGGGCTCGATGCTGGGCCAGAACCTCAAGGCAGAAACGCCAGATGGGAAGCCTCACTTCCCCCCTAAGGCAAAGCGCGTGATCTGGCTCTTTATGCTGGGCGGTGTCAGCCACGTGGAATCCTTCGATCCCAAGCCCGAGTTGAACAAGTACGCAGGCAAATCCATCGGAGACACCCCGTATAAGGATTCACTGGCGAACCCGGCAGTGAAAGACAACGCGAAATCCATTATGCTCGACACGCGAAAGCTACAGCTTTCGCTGTATCCCATGCAAACCGGCTTCAAGAAGTATGGGCAAAGCGGTGCGGAGGTGTCCGACTGGTTTCCGCATATCGGGAGCGCCGTCGACGATATCGCAATTGTCCGTTCTGCCTGGACCACCGACAATGACCATGGCGCGATTCTGCAGTTCCATACGGGGCGGCACATCCTTGATGGATTCCTTCCCACCATCGGCTCCTGGGCGCACTATGGCCTGGGCTCGTTGAATGAGAACCTGCCCTCCTTCGTCGTGCTGGGGGAACCACCGAGCGACTGCTGCGGCGGCAACGGCACGCATGGCTCCGGCTATCTGGGCCCGGAACATAGCGGCGTACATCTCGAAGTGAATCCCGATCATCCCTTGCCGTTCGTCTCCCCCGGCGCAGACGTCTACCGCAAGGAGCAACAGCGCGAGTTCGAGTTCATCAACAAGCTCAACTCCATCGCCGCCGTCGAGTACCCAGCCGACGCAGCCCTCAAGGCCCGCATCAAGTCTTATGAGCTGGCTTACCGCATGCAGATGGCAGTTCCCGAGGCGATTCAGTTCAAAGAGGAGAACGAAGAGACCAAGCGTCTCTATGGCCTGGATCAGGAGAATACGAAGGGCTTTGGCGAAGTCTGCTTAGCGGCGCGCCGCCTTTCGGAACGCGGTGTTCGTTTTGTGCAGATCTATCACGGTGGCGCTGGGAATGCCTGGGATGCGCACAAGGCGCTCAAGAAGAATCATGGTGAACTGAGCGCGAAGGTCGACAAGCCCATCGCCGGTCTGCTGAAAGATCTGAAGCAACGCGGGATGCTCGACGACACGATCGTCGTCTGGGCAACCGAGTTCGGCCGCACTCCCGGGGCCGAAGCAGGCGATGGCCGCGATCACCATCCTTACGGTTTCTCGATCTTTATGGCAGGCGCCGGCATCAAGCGCGGAGTCGTCCATGGGGCCACCGACGAGATCGGCTTCCATGCGGTCACAGATCGCCACTATGTGACGGATGTCCATGCCACAGTGCTCAAGCTGATGGGAATTGATCCCCGCCGCCTTGAAGTGCCGGGCCGCAAACGTTTAGAAATCGATTACGGCAAGCCGATTGAAGGGATCCTGTCTTAA